A window of Candidatus Angelobacter sp. genomic DNA:
GGCGGGAAGGTTCTGGTCCTGAAACTCGACGAAATCGACTGGATTGAAGCTGCGGACAATTACGTGAACCTTCACGTGGGGGGCGAGTCCCACTTGCATCGCGAGACGATGTCCGCCTTGGAACGCAAGCTATCCGCCAGTGAATTCATACGCATCAGCCGCTCGACGATCGTCAACATCGAGCGCATCAAGGAGCTGCAGCCGCTGTTTCACGGGGAATATGCCGTCATCCTGCGCAATGGCACACGACTGACGTTGAGCCGTTCCCACCGCGAAAAATTGGACCGGCTGTTGGGGAAGGAATACTGATGAGCGGGGGTTAAACCGTGAGCAGGTTTCGGCCGAAGGTTCAACCGACCGTGGCTTTGATCGTCGAGGGCACGTCTAGTAAGACGACCATCACCCATGCCATTTGACCGCGACAGATTGAGAGCGGCGGCGGCGGGTCTGGCGGAACAGGGTGTGTTCATCGGCACGTCTTCTTGGAAATAACCCTTATGCCGAGCTCGGCATAAGTCATATTGTGCCGTGTAATTGATAATGCCGAGTTAAAGGAGTGATTCCTGATATTTTCAGGGAATCACTCCTTTTCTTGACTTCGCAACTCGGCATAATTCGCAGGACAGCCGATCACAACTTTTGAGGACTGTTCTTAATGATTGTTCGCTATGCACACACGTCGGAACTGGATGATTGTCGGAGTCGCCGCCGTTTGCTTCGTCACCGGCGTTGCGCTCTCGCATCGGGTTGAGCCTGCCGTTCGCGTCCAGAAAGTGACGCTCGCCGAAGAGACACCTGCGCTTAAGTTCTTTCCGACAG
This region includes:
- a CDS encoding LytTR family DNA-binding domain-containing protein, producing the protein DRIERRQAGELRDRVVELLADLKTGGKPMDRLAVKSGGKVLVLKLDEIDWIEAADNYVNLHVGGESHLHRETMSALERKLSASEFIRISRSTIVNIERIKELQPLFHGEYAVILRNGTRLTLSRSHREKLDRLLGKEY